In Enterobacter cloacae, the following are encoded in one genomic region:
- the gcvT gene encoding aminomethyltransferase — protein sequence MAQQTPLYEQHVLCGARMVDFHGWMMPLHYGSQIDEHHAVRTDAGMFDVSHMTIVDLRGSRTREFLRYLLANDVAKLKVPGKALYTGMLNASAGVIDDLIVYYFTEDFFRLVVNSATREKDLSWISQHAEPFSVDITVRDDLSLIAVQGPNAQAKAASLFSDEQRKATAGMKPFFGVQAGDLFIATTGYTGEAGYEIAMPNEKAADFWRALVEAGVKPAGLGARDTLRLEAGMNLYGQEMDESVSPLAANMGWTIAWEPVDRKFIGREALEMQREKGTEQLVGLVMTEKGVLRGELPVRFTDTDGNHLEGVITSGTFSPTLGYSIALARVPAGIGETAVVQIRNREMPVNVTKPIFVRAGKPVA from the coding sequence ATGGCTCAACAGACTCCTTTGTACGAACAACACGTGTTATGCGGCGCACGCATGGTGGACTTCCACGGCTGGATGATGCCGCTGCACTACGGCTCACAAATTGATGAGCACCACGCGGTGCGCACCGATGCCGGTATGTTCGACGTGTCCCACATGACCATTGTCGATCTGCGCGGTAGCCGCACCCGGGAGTTTCTGCGTTATCTGCTGGCAAACGACGTCGCAAAGCTGAAAGTGCCAGGTAAAGCGCTCTACACCGGCATGCTAAATGCCTCCGCTGGCGTGATTGATGACCTTATCGTCTATTACTTCACTGAAGATTTCTTCCGCCTCGTTGTAAACTCCGCCACCCGCGAAAAAGACCTCTCCTGGATTTCCCAACACGCCGAACCGTTCTCTGTCGATATCACTGTCCGTGACGATCTGTCGTTGATCGCCGTACAGGGGCCGAACGCGCAGGCGAAAGCGGCCTCTCTGTTCAGCGATGAACAGCGTAAAGCCACTGCCGGGATGAAGCCGTTCTTTGGCGTACAGGCAGGCGATCTGTTTATCGCGACCACGGGTTATACCGGTGAAGCGGGATATGAAATTGCCATGCCGAATGAGAAGGCGGCTGATTTCTGGCGTGCGCTGGTGGAAGCGGGCGTTAAGCCAGCCGGTCTGGGCGCACGCGATACGCTGCGTCTGGAAGCAGGCATGAACCTCTACGGTCAGGAGATGGATGAAAGCGTTTCTCCGCTGGCGGCCAACATGGGCTGGACCATCGCGTGGGAACCTGTTGACCGTAAATTTATTGGTCGTGAAGCGCTGGAAATGCAGCGTGAAAAAGGTACGGAACAGCTGGTTGGCCTGGTGATGACCGAGAAAGGCGTGCTGCGCGGTGAGCTGCCGGTGCGTTTTACGGATACCGACGGTAACCACCTCGAAGGCGTGATCACCAGCGGTACCTTCTCCCCGACGCTGGGTTACAGTATTGCACTGGCACGTGTTCCGGCAGGTATTGGCGAAACGGCAGTGGTGCAAATCCGCAATCGTGAAATGCCGGTCAACGTGACCAAACCTATTTTTGTTCGCGCCGGTAAGCCGGTCGCCTAA
- a CDS encoding UPF0149 protein codes for MRMSIQNEMPGYNDLNQLLNQQGVGLTPAEMHGLISGMLCGGNSDSSWQPLIHDLTNEGLAFGHELAEALRKMHAAISDSLEDDGFLFQLYLPEGDDVSVFDRADALAGWVNHYLLGLGVTQPKLDKVTGEAGEAIDDLRNIAQLGYDEDEDQEELEMSLEEIIEYVRVAALLCHDNFTRSQPTAPEVRKPTLH; via the coding sequence ATGCGTATGTCTATACAGAACGAAATGCCTGGTTACAACGATTTAAACCAGTTACTGAACCAGCAGGGAGTGGGTTTAACCCCTGCCGAAATGCACGGTCTGATCAGTGGCATGCTGTGCGGCGGAAACAGCGACAGCTCCTGGCAGCCGCTGATCCACGACCTGACGAACGAGGGGCTGGCGTTTGGTCACGAACTGGCGGAAGCGCTGCGTAAAATGCACGCGGCAATCAGCGATTCGCTGGAAGATGATGGCTTCCTTTTTCAGCTTTATCTGCCTGAAGGGGACGACGTCAGCGTGTTCGATCGCGCCGATGCGCTCGCAGGTTGGGTAAACCACTACCTGCTGGGGCTGGGCGTGACTCAGCCTAAGCTCGATAAAGTGACCGGCGAAGCGGGTGAAGCAATCGACGATCTGCGTAACATTGCGCAGCTCGGCTACGACGAAGATGAAGATCAGGAAGAGCTGGAAATGTCCCTCGAAGAGATCATCGAGTACGTCCGCGTTGCCGCACTGCTGTGCCACGACAACTTTACGCGCTCGCAGCCAACCGCGCCGGAAGTACGCAAGCCAACCTTACATTAA
- a CDS encoding 2-octaprenyl-6-methoxyphenyl hydroxylase, translated as MSVIIVGGGMTGATLALAISHLTQGQLPVHLVEAVAAQASDHPGFDARAIALAQGTCQQLSRIGIWQAIADCATAINTVHVSDRGHAGFVTLDAHDYRIDALGHVVELHDVGLRLFRLLQDAPGVTLHCPARVASFSRSEDAVRVTLENGTTLDGQLLVAADGSRSALGTQCGVEWRQQSYGQVAVIANVSTAGPHNGRAFERFTQYGPLAMLPMSNGRCSLVWCHPQEKADDVLSWSDERFCTELQKAFGWRLGRITHAGKRTVYPLSLTTASQSISHRVALVGNAAQTLHPIAGQGFNLGLRDVMSLAETLSQAWDEQKDCGAYSVLSHYQKRRQADKEATIGVTDGLVHLFANRWAPLVAGRNLGLMAMELFIPARDVLAQRTLGWVAR; from the coding sequence ATGAGCGTGATCATCGTTGGCGGTGGTATGACCGGGGCCACTCTGGCGCTGGCAATCTCGCATCTGACACAAGGGCAACTTCCGGTGCATCTGGTGGAGGCCGTTGCAGCACAGGCATCAGATCACCCCGGTTTTGATGCCCGCGCCATTGCGCTGGCGCAGGGAACATGTCAGCAGCTCTCGCGTATTGGCATCTGGCAGGCGATTGCAGACTGTGCGACGGCGATTAACACTGTTCATGTTAGCGATCGCGGCCATGCTGGTTTTGTGACCCTGGACGCGCATGATTACCGTATTGATGCCCTGGGTCATGTAGTTGAATTGCACGATGTTGGGTTACGTCTGTTCCGGTTGTTACAGGATGCCCCGGGCGTGACGTTGCACTGTCCGGCGCGTGTTGCCAGCTTTAGTCGCAGTGAAGATGCGGTTCGCGTCACGCTGGAAAATGGTACAACTCTTGACGGCCAGCTTCTGGTCGCGGCGGATGGTTCGCGCTCTGCACTGGGTACTCAGTGTGGCGTGGAGTGGCGGCAACAGTCTTATGGTCAGGTGGCGGTCATTGCGAATGTCTCAACGGCAGGCCCACACAATGGCCGGGCATTTGAGCGGTTTACGCAGTATGGCCCGCTGGCGATGTTACCGATGTCGAACGGGCGTTGCTCGCTGGTGTGGTGCCATCCACAGGAGAAGGCGGACGACGTGCTCTCCTGGTCCGACGAACGTTTTTGTACCGAGCTGCAAAAAGCCTTCGGCTGGCGGCTGGGGCGAATTACCCATGCGGGAAAACGGACGGTTTACCCGCTGTCACTGACGACGGCATCTCAGTCCATCTCTCATCGCGTGGCGCTGGTGGGCAACGCCGCGCAGACGCTACACCCCATTGCGGGGCAGGGGTTTAATCTTGGGCTGCGCGATGTCATGAGCCTGGCGGAAACGCTTTCTCAGGCGTGGGACGAGCAAAAAGATTGTGGTGCGTATTCGGTGCTAAGCCATTACCAGAAACGACGCCAGGCTGATAAAGAGGCGACTATCGGTGTCACCGATGGTCTGGTGCATCTGTTTGCCAATCGCTGGGCTCCGTTGGTTGCGGGTCGCAACCTTGGGCTGATGGCGATGGAATTATTCATTCCGGCACGTGACGTGCTGGCGCAGCGGACTCTTGGTTGGGTCGCGCGTTAA
- the argP gene encoding HTH-type transcriptional regulator ArgP, which yields MKRPDYRTLQALDAVIRERGFERAAQKLCITQSAVSQRIKQLENMFGQPLLVRTVPPRPTEQGQKLLALLRQVELLEDEWLGDEQTGSTPLLLSLAVNADSLATWLLPALAPVLADSPIRLNLQVEDETRTQERLRRGEVVGAVSIQPQALPSCLVDQLGALDYLFVGSKAFAERYFPNGVTRAALLKAPAVAFDHLDDMHQAFLQQNFDLPPGSVPCHIVNSSEAFVQLARQGTTCCMIPHLQIEKELKSGELIDLTPGLYQRRMLYWHRFAPESRMMRNVTDALLAYGHKVLRQD from the coding sequence ATGAAACGTCCGGACTACAGAACACTACAGGCACTTGATGCTGTTATTCGTGAACGCGGTTTTGAGCGCGCAGCGCAGAAGTTGTGCATTACTCAGTCCGCCGTGTCACAGCGTATCAAGCAGCTTGAAAACATGTTCGGGCAACCACTGCTGGTGCGTACCGTGCCACCACGTCCCACAGAGCAAGGACAAAAACTGCTTGCCCTGCTGCGTCAGGTTGAACTGCTGGAAGACGAGTGGCTGGGTGATGAACAGACAGGTTCCACGCCGCTGTTGCTGTCGCTGGCGGTGAACGCCGACAGTCTGGCAACCTGGCTGCTGCCCGCGCTTGCGCCGGTGCTTGCCGACTCCCCTATCCGCCTGAATCTGCAGGTTGAAGATGAAACGCGTACCCAGGAGCGCCTGCGTCGTGGTGAAGTGGTCGGGGCGGTGAGTATCCAGCCTCAGGCACTGCCAAGTTGCCTGGTGGATCAGCTGGGCGCGCTGGATTATCTATTTGTCGGTTCAAAAGCCTTTGCTGAGCGTTATTTCCCGAATGGCGTTACCCGCGCCGCGCTGCTTAAGGCCCCAGCCGTCGCATTCGACCATCTGGATGATATGCATCAAGCTTTCCTGCAGCAAAACTTCGACCTGCCGCCAGGCAGCGTACCGTGTCATATCGTGAACTCATCCGAAGCCTTTGTGCAGCTTGCCCGTCAGGGAACCACCTGCTGCATGATCCCGCATCTGCAGATTGAAAAAGAGTTGAAAAGCGGTGAGCTGATTGACCTGACGCCGGGATTATATCAGCGCCGGATGCTCTACTGGCACCGTTTTGCACCGGAAAGCCGTATGATGCGCAACGTCACCGACGCACTGCTGGCTTACGGGCATAAGGTGTTGAGACAGGATTAA
- the zapA gene encoding cell division protein ZapA, with protein MSAQPVDLQIFGRSLRVNCPPEQRDALNQAADDLNQRLQDLKERTRVTNTEQLVFIAALNISYELTQEKAKTRDYAASMEQRIKMLQQTIEQALLDQGRNPERPGPKFE; from the coding sequence ATGTCTGCACAACCCGTCGATCTCCAGATTTTTGGCCGTTCACTGCGAGTGAATTGTCCACCTGAACAAAGGGATGCTTTGAATCAGGCTGCGGACGATTTGAATCAGCGGTTGCAAGATCTTAAAGAACGCACTAGAGTCACAAATACTGAGCAGCTGGTCTTTATTGCCGCGTTGAACATCAGCTATGAGCTGACTCAGGAAAAGGCGAAAACCCGCGACTACGCGGCAAGCATGGAGCAGCGCATTAAGATGCTTCAGCAGACCATTGAACAGGCATTGCTTGATCAAGGTCGCAATCCCGAAAGACCGGGACCCAAGTTTGAATAA
- a CDS encoding oxidative stress defense protein, whose translation MKFKVMALAALVSLGAVSVQANELPAGPHIVTSGTASVDAVPDVATLAIEVNVSAKDAASAKKQADDRVAQYLSFLEQNGVVKKDINSANLRTQPDYDYQNGKSILKGYRAVRTVEVTVRQLDKLNSLLDGALKAGLNEIRSVSLGVAQPEKYKDEARKAAINDAVHQAQQLASGFNSKLGPVYSVRYHVSNYQPGPMVRMMKADAAPVSAQETYEQPTIQFDDQVDVVFQLEPAAAEQKPAQ comes from the coding sequence GTGAAGTTTAAAGTGATGGCCCTGGCGGCATTAGTGAGTTTAGGTGCGGTGTCGGTACAGGCGAATGAGTTGCCTGCCGGTCCGCACATTGTCACTTCAGGCACGGCGAGCGTGGATGCGGTACCGGATGTCGCGACCCTGGCAATTGAAGTGAATGTGTCTGCAAAAGATGCTGCTTCAGCCAAGAAGCAGGCTGACGATCGTGTTGCGCAATATCTCTCTTTCCTGGAACAGAATGGTGTCGTTAAAAAAGATATCAATTCTGCCAACCTGCGTACCCAGCCGGATTATGACTACCAGAACGGCAAAAGTATCCTGAAAGGTTACCGTGCCGTGCGTACCGTCGAAGTGACTGTGCGCCAGCTTGATAAGCTGAATTCGCTGCTGGATGGCGCGCTGAAAGCGGGGCTGAACGAAATTCGTTCCGTTTCACTGGGCGTTGCGCAACCGGAGAAATACAAAGACGAAGCACGTAAAGCGGCGATTAATGATGCAGTCCATCAGGCGCAGCAACTGGCTTCCGGCTTTAACAGTAAGCTTGGCCCGGTGTATAGCGTGCGCTATCACGTCTCCAATTATCAGCCAGGCCCGATGGTTCGTATGATGAAGGCCGATGCTGCGCCAGTTTCCGCTCAGGAAACCTATGAGCAGCCGACGATCCAGTTTGACGATCAGGTCGATGTCGTGTTCCAGCTGGAGCCTGCTGCAGCAGAGCAGAAACCCGCTCAGTAA
- a CDS encoding 2-octaprenylphenol hydroxylase: MQNVDVAIVGGGMVGLALACGLQGSGLRVAVLEQKQPQPVAPDAPPELRVSAINAASEKLLTRIGVWSGIVAQRASCYHSMEVWDKDSFGHIAFDDESMGYSHLGHIIENAVIHHALWQKAQSCSDVTLMAPAQIQQVAWGENEAFITLQSGDMLTARLVVGADGANSWLRNKADIPLTFWDYRHHALVATIRTEEPHGGVARQIFHNDGILAFLPLSDPHLCSIVWSLVPEKAQLMQEATPEVFNQALCMAFDNRLGLCSLESERQVFPLTGRYARQFAAHRLALVGDAAHTIHPLAGQGVNLGFMDAAELVEELRRLHREGKDIGQHLYLRRYERSRKHSAAMMLAGMQGFRELFAGANPAKKLLRDIGLKLADTLPGVKPQLLRQAMGLNDLPDWLR; this comes from the coding sequence GTGCAAAATGTTGATGTCGCCATTGTTGGCGGCGGAATGGTAGGACTGGCGCTGGCCTGTGGGTTACAGGGAAGCGGCCTGCGTGTGGCCGTGCTGGAACAAAAGCAGCCGCAGCCCGTAGCACCTGATGCGCCGCCGGAACTCCGCGTGTCGGCAATCAATGCTGCCAGCGAAAAGCTCCTGACGCGCATTGGCGTCTGGTCAGGTATCGTCGCGCAGCGTGCCAGCTGCTATCACAGTATGGAAGTGTGGGACAAAGACAGTTTTGGTCATATTGCGTTTGATGACGAAAGCATGGGCTATAGCCATCTGGGCCATATCATCGAAAATGCCGTGATCCACCATGCATTGTGGCAAAAAGCACAGTCCTGCAGCGATGTTACGCTGATGGCACCCGCGCAAATCCAGCAGGTGGCGTGGGGTGAAAACGAGGCGTTTATCACCCTGCAAAGTGGCGACATGTTGACCGCGCGTCTGGTGGTGGGTGCTGATGGCGCTAACTCCTGGCTGCGTAACAAGGCAGACATTCCGCTGACTTTCTGGGATTACCGCCACCATGCGCTGGTGGCGACGATCCGCACTGAAGAACCGCACGGCGGTGTCGCACGTCAGATTTTCCACAACGACGGTATTCTGGCGTTCCTGCCGTTGAGCGATCCGCATCTGTGCTCCATTGTCTGGTCTTTAGTGCCTGAAAAAGCGCAGCTCATGCAGGAAGCCACACCGGAGGTATTTAACCAGGCGCTGTGCATGGCGTTTGATAATCGTCTGGGTCTGTGTTCGCTTGAGAGCGAGCGCCAGGTATTTCCGCTAACCGGTCGTTACGCGCGTCAGTTCGCGGCGCACCGTCTGGCGCTGGTGGGGGATGCGGCGCATACCATTCATCCGCTGGCCGGACAGGGTGTTAATCTCGGCTTTATGGATGCGGCTGAACTGGTTGAAGAGCTGCGTCGTCTGCATCGTGAAGGCAAAGACATTGGTCAGCATCTCTATCTGCGTCGCTACGAGCGTAGCCGTAAGCACAGTGCGGCGATGATGCTGGCGGGCATGCAGGGTTTCCGCGAGCTGTTTGCCGGGGCTAACCCGGCGAAAAAACTGCTGCGCGATATCGGTCTGAAACTCGCCGACACCCTCCCTGGCGTCAAACCTCAACTCCTTCGTCAGGCGATGGGTCTTAACGATCTTCCTGACTGGTTACGTTAA
- the argO gene encoding arginine exporter protein ArgO, translating to MLSYYFQGLVLGAAMILPLGPQNAFVMNQGIRRQYHLMIALLCAVSDLLLICAGIFGGSALLMQSPWLLTLVTWGGVAFLLWYGFGALKTALSSNLELASAEVMKQGRWKIIVTMLAVTWLNPHVYLDTFVVLGSLGGQLDVEPKRWFALGTVSASFLWFFGLAMLAAWLAPRLRTAKAQRIINTLVGIVMWFIAFQLAKEGVHHVQGLLN from the coding sequence ATGTTATCTTATTATTTTCAAGGTCTTGTGTTAGGCGCGGCCATGATCCTGCCCCTCGGCCCGCAGAATGCGTTTGTGATGAACCAGGGTATTCGCCGCCAGTATCACCTGATGATTGCGCTACTGTGCGCGGTCAGTGATTTGCTTCTGATTTGCGCCGGGATATTTGGCGGCAGTGCTTTACTGATGCAGTCTCCGTGGCTACTGACGCTGGTCACCTGGGGCGGGGTGGCATTCCTGTTGTGGTACGGCTTTGGCGCATTGAAAACGGCACTGAGCAGCAATCTTGAACTGGCGAGTGCGGAAGTGATGAAGCAGGGGCGCTGGAAGATTATCGTCACCATGCTGGCGGTTACCTGGCTTAATCCGCATGTCTATCTTGATACCTTTGTGGTGCTGGGTAGCCTGGGTGGACAACTGGATGTTGAACCGAAGCGCTGGTTCGCGCTGGGTACGGTTAGCGCATCATTCCTCTGGTTCTTTGGTCTTGCCATGCTGGCGGCGTGGCTGGCACCGCGTTTGCGCACCGCCAAAGCACAACGCATCATCAATACGCTGGTGGGAATAGTGATGTGGTTTATCGCTTTTCAACTGGCGAAAGAGGGTGTTCATCACGTTCAGGGATTACTCAACTAA
- a CDS encoding 5-formyltetrahydrofolate cyclo-ligase encodes MTLLSEVSASRQDIRQLIRKRRRALTPEQQVHFAQHAAARMMAYPPVVMAHTVALFLSFDGELDTQPLIEQLWRAGKKVYLPVLHPFSEGNLLFLHYHPHSELVVNRLKITEPKLDVRDVLPLAALDVLITPLVAFDQQGQRLGMGGGFYDRTLQNWRQHRLQPVGYAHDCQGVEALPVEKWDIPLPAVVTPSKLWEWR; translated from the coding sequence ATGACTCTACTTTCTGAAGTTTCTGCCTCACGCCAGGACATCCGTCAGTTAATCCGTAAACGTCGTCGCGCGTTAACCCCCGAACAGCAAGTGCATTTTGCGCAGCATGCCGCCGCCCGAATGATGGCGTATCCGCCTGTAGTGATGGCGCACACGGTCGCCCTGTTTCTCTCGTTTGATGGCGAGCTGGATACTCAGCCGCTCATCGAACAGCTCTGGCGCGCCGGGAAGAAAGTTTACCTGCCAGTGTTACATCCGTTTAGCGAAGGAAACCTGTTGTTTCTGCACTACCATCCTCACAGCGAGCTGGTGGTGAATCGACTGAAAATCACCGAACCCAAACTCGACGTCCGGGACGTACTGCCGCTTGCCGCGCTGGATGTGTTGATCACGCCGCTCGTGGCGTTTGACCAGCAAGGTCAGCGCTTAGGAATGGGGGGCGGTTTTTACGACAGAACGCTGCAAAACTGGCGGCAGCACAGGCTACAACCGGTAGGATACGCGCATGACTGTCAGGGCGTAGAAGCGCTGCCGGTGGAGAAATGGGATATTCCACTGCCTGCGGTGGTGACGCCATCGAAACTGTGGGAGTGGAGATAA
- the rpiA gene encoding ribose-5-phosphate isomerase A translates to MTQDELKKAVGWAALQYVQPGTIVGVGTGSTAAHFIDALGTMKGQIEGAVSSSDASTEKLKSLGITVFDLNEVDRLGIYVDGADEINGHMQMIKGGGAALTREKIIASVADKFICIADASKQVDILGNFPLPVEVIPMARSAVARELVKLGGRPEYRQGVVTDNGNVILDVHGLEILDAIALENAINGIPGVVTVGLFANRGADVALIGTADGVKTIVK, encoded by the coding sequence ATGACGCAGGATGAACTGAAAAAAGCAGTAGGATGGGCCGCTCTCCAGTACGTGCAACCCGGTACCATTGTCGGTGTTGGCACCGGATCGACGGCGGCACACTTTATCGATGCGCTGGGCACGATGAAGGGGCAAATCGAGGGCGCGGTTTCCAGCTCTGATGCGTCCACGGAAAAGCTGAAAAGCCTCGGCATTACCGTTTTCGACCTGAACGAAGTGGACCGTCTGGGGATTTACGTTGATGGTGCGGATGAAATCAACGGCCATATGCAGATGATCAAGGGCGGTGGCGCAGCGCTGACGCGTGAAAAGATCATCGCCTCCGTTGCAGACAAATTTATCTGTATTGCCGATGCGTCCAAGCAGGTGGATATTCTGGGTAACTTCCCGCTGCCGGTCGAAGTGATCCCAATGGCACGTAGTGCCGTCGCACGTGAACTGGTGAAACTGGGTGGTCGTCCGGAATACCGCCAGGGTGTGGTGACCGACAATGGTAACGTGATCCTCGACGTTCACGGTCTGGAAATTCTGGACGCTATCGCGCTGGAAAATGCCATCAACGGCATTCCGGGCGTAGTGACAGTAGGGCTATTTGCCAACCGTGGCGCGGATGTGGCGCTGATCGGCACGGCTGACGGCGTGAAAACCATCGTAAAATGA
- a CDS encoding Xaa-Pro aminopeptidase, with the protein MVISNQEYSRRRQALLAKMQPGSAALIFAAPEVTRSADSEYPYRQSSDFWYFTGFNEPEAVLVLIKSNDTHNHSVIFNRVRDLAAEIWFGRRLGQEAAPAKLGVDRALAFSEINQQLYQLLNGLDVLYHAQGEYAYADEIVFTALDKLRKGSRQNLSAPATLTDWRPVVHEMRLFKSEEELNTMRRAGEISALAHTRAMEKCRPGIFEYQLEGEIQHEFNRHGARFPSYNTIVGGGENGCILHYTENESELRDGDLVLIDAGCEYQGYAGDITRTFPVNGKFSPAQRAVYDIVLESLETALTLYRPGISIQEVTGEVVRIMITGLVKLGILKGDVDTLITENAHRPYFMHGLSHWLGLDVHDVGAYGPERSRVLEPGMVLTVEPGLYIAPDADVPEAYRGIGIRIEDDIVITETGNENLTAGVVKKADDIEALMAAARV; encoded by the coding sequence ATGGTTATCTCGAATCAAGAGTATTCTCGCCGTCGTCAGGCGCTGCTGGCTAAAATGCAGCCGGGAAGCGCCGCGCTGATTTTTGCCGCCCCTGAGGTGACGCGCAGTGCCGACAGTGAATACCCCTATCGTCAGAGCAGCGATTTCTGGTATTTCACCGGGTTTAACGAGCCGGAAGCGGTACTGGTGCTGATCAAGAGCAATGACACCCACAACCACAGCGTGATTTTCAACCGCGTACGCGATCTGGCTGCCGAAATCTGGTTTGGCCGCCGTCTGGGGCAAGAGGCCGCACCGGCGAAGCTGGGTGTTGACCGTGCGCTGGCGTTTAGCGAAATCAATCAGCAGCTCTATCAACTGCTCAACGGCCTTGATGTGCTTTATCACGCGCAGGGCGAATATGCGTATGCTGATGAGATTGTCTTTACCGCGCTGGATAAGCTGCGTAAAGGCTCGCGTCAGAACCTGTCTGCCCCCGCTACGCTGACGGACTGGCGTCCGGTGGTACACGAAATGCGTCTGTTCAAGTCCGAAGAAGAACTTAACACGATGCGTCGCGCGGGTGAAATCAGCGCACTGGCGCATACCCGTGCGATGGAAAAATGCCGTCCCGGTATCTTCGAATATCAACTTGAAGGCGAAATTCAGCATGAATTTAATCGCCACGGCGCGCGTTTTCCTTCCTATAACACCATTGTGGGTGGTGGGGAAAATGGCTGTATCCTGCATTACACCGAAAACGAAAGTGAACTGCGCGACGGCGATCTGGTACTGATTGACGCGGGTTGTGAATATCAGGGCTACGCGGGTGACATTACCCGTACGTTCCCGGTGAACGGTAAATTCTCCCCGGCTCAGCGCGCGGTCTATGACATTGTGCTCGAATCCCTGGAAACGGCGCTGACCCTGTATCGTCCGGGGATCTCCATTCAGGAAGTCACCGGTGAAGTCGTGCGCATCATGATTACCGGTCTGGTTAAACTTGGCATTCTGAAAGGCGATGTGGATACCCTGATTACGGAGAATGCCCATCGCCCGTACTTTATGCACGGCCTGAGCCACTGGCTGGGGCTGGATGTGCATGATGTGGGGGCTTATGGCCCTGAACGCTCACGTGTGCTGGAGCCGGGTATGGTTCTGACCGTCGAACCGGGGCTGTACATCGCTCCGGATGCTGACGTGCCAGAAGCATACCGCGGGATTGGCATTCGTATTGAAGACGACATCGTCATCACTGAAACCGGTAACGAAAACCTGACCGCGGGCGTCGTGAAAAAAGCTGACGACATTGAGGCGCTGATGGCAGCGGCACGCGTATGA
- a CDS encoding D-3-phosphoglycerate dehydrogenase: MAKVSLEKDKIKFLLVEGVHQKALDNLRAAGYTNIEFHKGALDTEELKASIRDAHFIGLRSRTHLTEDVIAAAEKLVAIGCFCIGTNQVDLSAAAKRGIPVFNAPFSNTRSVAELVIGELLLLLRGIPEANAKAHRGVWNKLASGSFEARGKKLGIIGYGHIGTQLGILAESLGMHVFFYDIESKLPLGNATQVQHLSDLLNMSDVVSLHVPENASTKNMMGAGELALMKPGSLLINAARGTVVDIPALCDALKRKHLAGAAIDVFPTEPATNSDPFNSPLCEFDNVILTPHIGGSTQEAQENIGLEVAGKLSKYSDNGSTLSAVNFPEVSLPLHGGRRLLHIHENRPGVLTAINKIFAEQGVNIAAQYLQTNSQMGYVVIDIEADDDVAEKALLSMKALPGTIRARLLY; this comes from the coding sequence ATGGCAAAGGTATCACTGGAGAAAGACAAGATTAAATTCCTGCTTGTAGAAGGCGTGCATCAGAAAGCACTCGATAACCTTCGTGCGGCAGGTTACACCAACATCGAATTTCACAAAGGCGCGCTGGACACAGAAGAGCTGAAAGCGTCCATCCGTGATGCCCACTTCATTGGCCTGCGATCCCGTACTCACCTGACTGAAGATGTTATTGCTGCGGCGGAAAAGTTGGTTGCTATTGGCTGTTTCTGCATCGGCACCAACCAGGTAGACCTGAGTGCAGCGGCAAAACGCGGTATTCCTGTCTTTAACGCCCCGTTCTCCAACACCCGTTCCGTGGCGGAGTTAGTGATTGGCGAACTGCTGCTGCTGCTGCGCGGTATTCCCGAGGCGAACGCCAAAGCGCACCGCGGTGTGTGGAACAAACTGGCTTCAGGTTCCTTTGAAGCGCGTGGCAAAAAACTGGGTATCATCGGTTACGGCCACATTGGTACACAGCTGGGTATTCTGGCTGAATCGCTGGGGATGCATGTTTTCTTCTACGACATTGAAAGCAAGCTACCGCTGGGTAACGCGACTCAGGTTCAACATTTGTCCGACCTGCTGAACATGAGTGACGTTGTCAGCCTGCACGTTCCGGAAAATGCGTCCACCAAAAACATGATGGGAGCGGGAGAGCTGGCGCTGATGAAGCCGGGTTCACTGCTGATCAACGCGGCACGCGGTACGGTTGTTGACATCCCGGCGCTGTGTGATGCGCTGAAGCGTAAACATCTGGCAGGTGCGGCCATTGACGTATTCCCGACTGAGCCGGCAACCAACAGCGATCCGTTTAACTCTCCGCTGTGCGAGTTTGACAACGTGATCCTGACGCCACACATCGGTGGTTCAACGCAGGAAGCGCAGGAGAACATCGGTCTGGAAGTTGCGGGTAAACTGAGCAAATATTCCGACAACGGTTCTACGCTTTCTGCGGTGAACTTCCCGGAAGTGTCTCTGCCGTTGCACGGTGGTCGTCGTCTGTTGCATATTCACGAAAACCGCCCGGGCGTGCTGACCGCCATCAACAAAATCTTTGCTGAGCAGGGCGTGAACATTGCCGCGCAGTACCTGCAAACGAACTCTCAGATGGGTTACGTGGTTATTGATATTGAAGCGGATGACGACGTTGCCGAGAAAGCGCTGCTGAGTATGAAGGCGCTTCCGGGGACGATTCGCGCGCGTCTGCTTTATTGA